From a region of the Blochmannia endosymbiont of Camponotus modoc genome:
- the metC gene encoding cystathionine beta-lyase has protein sequence MRKFETTLITSGRDQKYTYGAINPIIQRTSSVVFNSIQQKQQAVNNHSTTDKLFYGRYGTITHFSLRQSMTELENGVGCILYPCGTAAITHTILSFVQPGDHILMTGSAYEPTQKFCRYALKRMNIDTTWFDPLIGNNISNLIQHNTRLIILESPGSITMEVQNVPSIVKTVRKKKSDIIILLDNTWSAGVFFKALDIGVDVSIQSGTKYIIGHSDGMIGTAVSNARCWDQLQEQSYLMGQMVDADTAYMASRGLRTLYVRLKQHEENGLHVAHWLAQHPAIERVNHPALSTCKGHKYFIRDFSGSSGLFSFILKKRLNNLQLSNFIDHFKYFKIAYSWGGFESLILVNQVEELRPIRPSGTLDFTGTLVRIHVGLEHPSDLIHDLSDALNRINA, from the coding sequence ATGAGAAAATTTGAAACTACATTAATTACTTCTGGAAGGGATCAAAAATATACATACGGCGCAATTAATCCTATTATCCAACGAACATCTTCAGTAGTATTCAATTCTATTCAGCAAAAACAGCAAGCCGTGAACAATCATAGTACGACTGATAAATTATTCTATGGTCGATATGGAACTATTACCCATTTTTCCCTACGCCAATCAATGACTGAATTAGAAAATGGTGTTGGTTGCATACTATATCCATGCGGTACAGCAGCAATTACTCATACGATCCTTTCTTTTGTCCAACCGGGAGACCATATATTAATGACAGGATCTGCATATGAACCAACTCAGAAATTCTGTCGATATGCTTTAAAAAGAATGAATATAGACACTACCTGGTTTGATCCATTAATTGGAAATAATATTTCTAATTTAATTCAGCATAATACTCGTTTAATTATATTAGAATCACCAGGGTCAATAACGATGGAGGTACAAAATGTTCCTAGCATCGTGAAAACAGTACGTAAAAAAAAATCAGATATTATCATATTATTAGACAATACTTGGTCAGCAGGGGTTTTTTTTAAAGCATTAGATATTGGAGTAGATGTTTCGATACAATCAGGTACTAAATACATCATAGGCCATTCTGATGGAATGATAGGAACTGCAGTTTCTAATGCACGTTGTTGGGATCAATTACAAGAACAATCTTACTTAATGGGGCAAATGGTTGATGCTGACACCGCTTACATGGCGTCACGTGGATTACGAACTTTATATGTTAGATTAAAACAACATGAAGAGAATGGACTACATGTTGCTCATTGGTTAGCTCAACACCCAGCAATAGAACGAGTCAATCATCCCGCTTTATCTACATGCAAAGGACATAAATATTTTATAAGAGATTTTAGTGGATCTAGCGGATTATTTTCATTTATTCTAAAGAAACGTTTAAATAATTTACAATTATCTAATTTTATTGATCATTTTAAATACTTTAAAATTGCATATTCCTGGGGCGGATTTGAATCTTTGATTTTAGTTAATCAAGTAGAAGAACTACGCCCTATACGTCCCTCCGGTACATTAGATTTTACAGGAACATTAGTTCGAATTCATGTGGGATTAGAACACCCTAGCGATTTGATCCATGATTTATCAGATGCTCTTAACCGCATAAATGCATAG
- a CDS encoding 1-acylglycerol-3-phosphate O-acyltransferase, producing the protein MLAIIRIILVLILSINICIFGIIYCLLRPRQSYHTALFGRLFGSMAPIFGIQLKIRNLSSNQLPRHCIYIANHQNNYDMITVSCAVKPRTIIVGKKNLLWIPFFGQLYWLCGNILINRSQNTRSHNILIQKAKSVKTRDISIWVFPEGTRSAGRGLLPFKIGAFHAAIAAQIPIVPVCVSNISNKKIKLNRWSNGLVIIEVMPPIETQKYEPNKVRDMTKYCYEIMKVKIDSLNKEVIEYETQISRSLKTHV; encoded by the coding sequence ATGCTTGCCATTATACGTATTATTTTAGTCTTGATATTGTCAATTAATATTTGTATATTTGGTATTATTTATTGTTTATTAAGACCGCGACAGTCATATCACACTGCTCTTTTTGGTCGATTGTTCGGAAGTATGGCTCCTATTTTTGGTATTCAACTTAAAATACGAAATTTATCAAGTAATCAATTACCGAGGCATTGTATATATATTGCGAATCATCAAAATAATTACGATATGATCACAGTATCTTGTGCTGTGAAACCCCGTACAATAATAGTAGGTAAAAAAAATTTACTGTGGATTCCATTTTTTGGGCAACTATATTGGTTATGTGGAAATATATTAATTAATCGTAGTCAAAATACTCGGTCTCATAATATTTTAATACAAAAGGCTAAATCTGTTAAAACGCGCGATATTTCTATTTGGGTTTTTCCAGAAGGCACACGTAGTGCCGGTAGGGGATTATTACCGTTTAAAATTGGTGCGTTTCATGCTGCAATTGCAGCTCAAATACCAATTGTACCTGTTTGTGTTTCTAATATTTCTAATAAAAAAATAAAATTAAATCGTTGGTCTAATGGTTTAGTGATTATTGAAGTTATGCCTCCTATAGAAACTCAAAAATACGAACCTAATAAAGTACGTGACATGACTAAATATTGTTATGAGATTATGAAAGTGAAAATTGATTCATTAAATAAAGAAGTAATTGAATACGAAACACAGATATCTCGATCATTAAAAACACATGTATAA
- the efp gene encoding elongation factor P, with translation MVLYSINEFRTGLKIIQNREPCVIISHESIKPGKGQAFSRVRFRQIISGKILEKTFKSGDFLESANIMEIKLVYVYHDNEFWYFMDEKNFEEIAVTEKIIGTNIKWITTQLHYIVTLWNKVPILVTPPDYIELKIIKITPIKKNSTSSSGVKLATVSTGAVVKVPFFIQLGELIKINTRLSTYISRAK, from the coding sequence ATGGTATTGTACAGCATTAATGAATTTAGAACTGGACTTAAGATCATTCAAAACAGAGAACCATGTGTTATCATTAGTCACGAATCCATAAAACCTGGAAAAGGCCAAGCTTTTAGTCGTGTGAGGTTTAGACAAATAATTTCTGGTAAAATCTTAGAGAAGACTTTTAAGTCTGGAGATTTTTTAGAATCAGCTAATATCATGGAGATCAAATTGGTTTATGTCTATCATGATAATGAATTTTGGTATTTCATGGATGAAAAAAATTTTGAAGAAATAGCAGTTACTGAAAAAATAATAGGAACGAACATAAAATGGATTACAACTCAATTACATTACATAGTAACTCTATGGAATAAAGTACCAATTCTTGTAACTCCTCCTGATTATATAGAATTAAAAATTATAAAAATTACTCCGATAAAAAAGAATAGTACTAGCTCGTCTGGCGTTAAATTAGCTACTGTCAGCACTGGCGCTGTAGTTAAAGTCCCTTTTTTTATTCAATTGGGAGAATTAATTAAAATTAATACTCGTTTAAGCACATATATATCCCGAGCAAAGTAA
- the ribB gene encoding 3,4-dihydroxy-2-butanone-4-phosphate synthase: MHRRNALSEFGSPVERVQNALKALRNGRGILVMDDENRENEGDMIFAAENMTVEQMALAIRYGSGIVCLCLTEDRCKQLNLTMMVKNNSNRYRTAFTVSIEAANGITTGVSAADRLTTIRASIEDSAKPSDLNRPGHVFPLRAQNGGVLARFGHTEAAIDLTSLAGLRPFGVLCEVTNEDGSMARILEIIAFARRHRMPVLTISDLITYRIHMT, from the coding sequence ATGCACCGGAGGAATGCTTTGTCTGAATTTGGATCGCCTGTAGAGCGTGTCCAAAATGCGTTAAAAGCGTTACGCAATGGACGGGGCATTTTAGTAATGGATGATGAAAATCGTGAGAATGAAGGTGATATGATATTTGCTGCAGAAAATATGACAGTTGAACAAATGGCATTAGCTATTCGTTATGGCAGTGGGATAGTTTGTTTGTGCTTGACAGAGGATCGATGCAAACAATTAAATTTAACAATGATGGTGAAGAATAATAGTAATCGTTATAGAACTGCTTTTACTGTTAGTATAGAAGCAGCAAACGGTATAACTACTGGAGTTTCAGCTGCAGATCGATTAACTACTATTAGAGCTTCTATAGAAGATAGTGCAAAGCCTTCTGATTTAAATCGTCCTGGACATGTGTTTCCCTTACGTGCTCAAAATGGGGGAGTATTAGCTCGTTTTGGTCATACAGAAGCAGCTATTGATTTAACCTCATTAGCTGGATTAAGACCATTTGGGGTATTATGCGAAGTAACAAATGAAGATGGAAGTATGGCGCGTATATTAGAAATAATTGCGTTTGCACGTAGACACAGAATGCCAGTTTTAACTATTTCAGATTTAATAACTTATCGTATTCATATGACTTAA
- the mscM gene encoding miniconductance mechanosensitive channel MscM, with the protein MVTIHKKTIFFKYFFLLTYIITWLLPLVTFSYNFSNEQEIKKYLQYAQQKKHINAHQKAIIDNLQSALHFISEQKYSNIKIQEYQKIINDFSYITLQLCEEYNNTSNTIINIDKNLSENELKQKLFRIDNQLTDLSEQLKQEHDHVRSINELLILLPQQQVAAQNILNNLEQRQILYTNANTLIEQAKFTVLQSEQAARQLKVAELKLAELSINNRKELSRLRIELLKKKYNYINNEARILRHQLNYLCQKEKNQSIEYIKKTLAEHNNTLPKSIEKQLQINRDLSIILNQQTHRMNNIESSKQEVASCILQVRQTFNKLIEQAQWLDTSSVLKETLRSQVSKLPEIPKYRQLDHDMTQLRTKRLQYENQLNKIIPLSSQIKQDDGTPLTAPHKHILETQLTIQRNLITSLLNSFDAQILELTKLKVAHKQLKEALQDIQKAAHRHLFWTADFYPITISYPLNVYRDLYKLLASDEFNYQIISSLNKICTIRKTLILIILCIIILTGLYCAIHHHYQTFLEQSSKKIGKVNQDSFLLTFYNIWYSMLIALPIPILWAFVGYNLNHDWLYPISVAINDGIKVTTFILWISIVGAYFSSSKGLFIVHFGWSKKRVQQVFSHHYTWAVGTIVFLIMMLTIFNNYNDREFSNTLGRLCFILLCIYLTFITNNLKHSGLPLYLNKYDSSDNIINHGLWNIIICAPIVAAISCILGYLFIAQELLTRLEISLFIWIISLIIYHIIRRWTSIQRRRIAFERAKQKRILQLTLRTHNESNFSQLLQTNKLVSNNEKNSKILDLDTISTQSLQLIRSIITIIALLLMTLLWSELHSSFSFLENITLWDVTSTIKGVNNIQPITLNSFLIAILVIVITTKTVKNLPAFLELTVLQHLDLTPGTGYAITTLIKYILMFLGGIIGCSLIGIEWTKIQWLIAALGVGLGFGLQEIFANLISGLMILFEKPIRIGDTVTINKLTGNITRINTRATIITDWNHKEIIIPNKEFITKQFINWSLSDTLTRVVLRVPAPFQTDMKKIVKVLLQIAKDSSFSLNTPPPEVYLVDLQQGLPMFEIRIHISDIKLRMPLCHQMHMLIIEYYQSNGIKLPYIPNYLYNNQLSVNNFDSNYPNTNYDTIT; encoded by the coding sequence ATGGTTACTATTCACAAGAAAACTATATTTTTTAAATATTTTTTTTTATTGACATACATAATAACATGGTTACTTCCATTAGTAACATTTTCTTATAATTTTTCAAATGAACAAGAAATAAAAAAATATTTACAATATGCGCAGCAAAAAAAACATATAAATGCTCATCAAAAAGCCATTATAGATAATCTGCAATCTGCGTTGCACTTTATTTCTGAACAAAAATATTCTAATATTAAAATTCAAGAATACCAAAAAATCATAAACGACTTTTCATACATAACTCTTCAATTATGTGAAGAGTATAATAATACATCCAATACCATTATTAATATTGATAAAAATCTTTCTGAAAATGAACTAAAACAAAAATTATTTCGCATTGATAATCAATTAACAGATTTGTCAGAGCAATTAAAACAAGAACACGATCACGTACGTTCTATCAATGAATTATTGATATTATTACCGCAACAACAAGTTGCAGCTCAAAATATATTAAATAATTTAGAGCAACGACAAATATTATATACAAATGCAAATACTTTAATAGAACAAGCTAAATTTACTGTGCTACAATCAGAACAAGCAGCTAGACAACTAAAAGTGGCCGAACTTAAGCTTGCTGAACTAAGCATCAACAATCGTAAAGAATTATCTCGGCTACGCATAGAATTACTTAAAAAAAAATACAATTATATAAACAATGAAGCACGCATACTAAGACACCAGTTAAATTATTTGTGTCAAAAAGAAAAAAACCAATCCATTGAATATATCAAAAAAACATTAGCAGAACATAATAACACATTACCAAAATCCATCGAAAAACAATTACAAATCAATCGTGATCTTTCAATTATTCTAAATCAACAAACACATCGCATGAACAATATCGAATCGAGTAAGCAAGAAGTTGCGTCATGTATATTACAAGTACGCCAAACCTTCAACAAATTAATTGAACAAGCACAGTGGTTAGATACATCTTCAGTTCTTAAAGAAACGCTGCGTTCTCAAGTCTCTAAATTACCAGAAATACCTAAATACCGACAACTAGATCATGATATGACGCAACTAAGAACTAAACGTTTACAATATGAAAATCAATTGAATAAAATAATACCACTATCATCACAAATTAAACAAGACGACGGAACACCACTAACAGCCCCCCACAAACATATTCTGGAGACACAACTCACCATACAACGTAACCTTATCACTTCATTATTGAATAGTTTTGACGCACAAATCTTAGAATTAACAAAATTAAAAGTTGCTCATAAACAGCTTAAAGAAGCACTACAAGATATACAAAAAGCTGCACATCGCCATTTATTTTGGACCGCTGATTTTTACCCAATTACTATATCTTATCCTTTAAACGTTTATCGAGATTTATACAAACTATTAGCTTCAGATGAGTTTAATTACCAAATAATATCTTCGTTAAATAAGATCTGTACTATTCGCAAAACACTGATACTAATAATATTGTGTATTATAATATTGACTGGATTGTATTGTGCTATACATCATCATTATCAAACATTTTTAGAACAATCTAGTAAAAAAATAGGCAAAGTAAATCAAGATAGTTTCTTACTCACTTTTTATAATATATGGTACTCAATGTTGATAGCTTTACCAATCCCGATATTATGGGCGTTCGTAGGGTATAATTTGAATCATGATTGGTTATATCCTATTTCTGTTGCAATTAATGATGGAATTAAGGTTACAACTTTCATATTATGGATATCTATAGTAGGCGCTTATTTTTCGTCTTCAAAAGGATTATTTATCGTTCATTTTGGTTGGTCTAAAAAAAGAGTTCAACAAGTTTTTTCGCATCATTATACATGGGCTGTTGGAACAATTGTTTTTTTAATAATGATGCTAACTATATTTAATAATTATAACGATAGAGAGTTTTCCAATACTTTGGGTCGTTTGTGTTTTATTCTATTATGTATTTATTTAACTTTTATTACCAATAACCTAAAACACTCTGGATTGCCTTTGTATTTAAACAAATATGATTCTTCTGACAATATTATTAATCATGGTTTATGGAATATAATAATATGCGCACCAATAGTAGCAGCAATTTCTTGTATATTAGGCTATTTATTTATCGCACAAGAACTATTAACACGACTGGAAATATCGTTATTCATTTGGATTATATCATTAATCATATACCATATAATTCGTAGATGGACATCGATCCAACGCCGTCGTATTGCTTTTGAACGCGCCAAACAAAAACGAATTCTACAATTAACTCTAAGAACACATAATGAATCTAATTTTTCTCAACTACTACAAACTAATAAATTGGTATCTAATAATGAAAAAAATAGCAAGATTTTAGATTTAGATACCATTAGTACGCAATCATTGCAATTGATACGATCTATTATTACTATTATTGCCTTATTATTAATGACTTTATTATGGTCTGAATTACATTCTTCATTTTCTTTTTTAGAAAACATTACATTATGGGATGTCACTTCTACTATAAAAGGGGTAAACAATATTCAACCTATAACATTAAATTCATTTCTTATTGCTATCCTAGTAATTGTTATTACCACAAAAACAGTGAAAAACTTACCAGCATTTTTAGAGCTTACCGTTTTACAACATTTAGACCTCACACCAGGTACAGGATATGCTATTACCACACTAATTAAGTACATATTAATGTTCCTGGGTGGAATAATAGGATGTTCTTTGATAGGCATAGAATGGACTAAAATACAATGGTTAATAGCAGCATTAGGTGTGGGATTAGGTTTTGGATTACAAGAAATATTTGCTAATCTCATATCTGGTTTAATGATACTTTTTGAAAAACCAATTCGTATTGGTGACACCGTAACTATTAACAAACTCACCGGTAATATTACTCGAATTAACACTCGCGCAACTATTATTACTGATTGGAATCATAAAGAAATCATTATTCCAAATAAAGAATTTATTACAAAACAATTCATTAATTGGTCTTTATCGGATACATTAACACGAGTAGTACTACGTGTACCTGCTCCTTTTCAAACAGATATGAAAAAAATAGTAAAAGTTTTATTACAAATAGCAAAAGATTCTTCTTTTTCCTTAAATACCCCGCCTCCAGAAGTATATTTAGTAGATTTACAACAAGGACTACCTATGTTTGAAATACGAATACATATATCAGATATAAAACTGCGTATGCCTCTATGTCATCAAATGCATATGTTAATTATAGAATATTATCAAAGTAATGGAATAAAATTACCATACATACCTAATTATCTTTATAATAATCAACTGTCTGTTAATAATTTTGATTCTAACTACCCGAACACAAATTATGACACAATAACATAA
- the groL gene encoding chaperonin GroEL (60 kDa chaperone family; promotes refolding of misfolded polypeptides especially under stressful conditions; forms two stacked rings of heptamers to form a barrel-shaped 14mer; ends can be capped by GroES; misfolded proteins enter the barrel where they are refolded when GroES binds) → MAAKDVKFGNDARVKMLRGVNVLADAVKVTLGPKGRNVVLDKSFGAPVITKDGVSVAREIELEDKFENMGAQMVKEVASKANDSAGDGTTTATVLAQSIVNEGLKAVAAGMNPMDLKRGIDKAVVAAVEELKKLSVPCSDPKAIAQVGTISANSDETVGKLIAQAMDKVGKEGVITVEEGSGLQDELDVVEGMQFDRGYLSPYFVNKPESGTVELEHPFILLADKKISNIREMLPILESVAKAGKPLLIIAEDVEGEALATLVVNNMRGIVKVTAVKAPGFGDRRKAMLQDIAVLTAGTVISEEIGLELEKATLEDMGQAKRVVITKDATTIIDGVGNKSAINSRVAQINQQRDEATSDYDREKLQERVAKLAGGVAVIKVGAATEVEMKEKKARVEDALHATRAAVEEGVVAGGGVALIRVANAIRNLCGDNEDQNVGIKVARRAMEAPLRQIMANAGEEPSVIANNVRSGEGNTGYNAATEKYGNMIELGILDPTKVTRSALQYAASIAGLMITTECMVTELPKEDKPDLGNAGAGGNMGGMM, encoded by the coding sequence ATGGCAGCTAAAGATGTGAAATTTGGTAATGATGCGCGTGTCAAAATGCTGCGCGGAGTGAATGTGTTGGCTGACGCAGTGAAAGTTACTCTTGGTCCTAAAGGTAGAAATGTGGTATTAGATAAATCTTTTGGGGCGCCAGTTATAACTAAAGATGGAGTATCTGTGGCACGAGAAATTGAATTAGAAGACAAATTTGAAAATATGGGCGCTCAAATGGTGAAGGAGGTTGCTTCTAAAGCAAATGATTCTGCGGGTGATGGAACCACTACTGCTACCGTATTAGCTCAATCCATAGTTAATGAAGGACTAAAAGCTGTAGCTGCTGGAATGAATCCCATGGATTTAAAACGTGGAATTGATAAGGCAGTAGTTGCAGCAGTGGAAGAATTGAAAAAACTATCTGTGCCTTGTTCAGATCCTAAAGCTATTGCTCAAGTAGGCACTATTTCTGCAAATTCTGATGAAACTGTTGGTAAACTTATTGCGCAAGCAATGGATAAGGTAGGAAAAGAGGGAGTTATCACTGTAGAAGAAGGGTCGGGTTTACAGGATGAATTAGATGTAGTTGAAGGTATGCAATTTGACCGTGGTTATCTTTCTCCTTATTTTGTTAATAAACCTGAAAGCGGTACAGTGGAGCTAGAACATCCTTTTATTTTATTAGCAGATAAAAAGATTTCTAACATTAGGGAAATGTTACCTATATTAGAATCTGTTGCAAAAGCAGGAAAACCATTGCTTATTATTGCTGAAGATGTAGAAGGTGAAGCTTTAGCGACTTTAGTTGTAAATAATATGCGTGGTATAGTAAAAGTAACTGCCGTAAAAGCACCAGGTTTTGGTGATCGACGTAAAGCTATGTTACAAGATATAGCTGTATTGACTGCAGGAACTGTGATTTCTGAAGAAATTGGATTGGAATTGGAAAAAGCAACGTTAGAAGATATGGGGCAAGCTAAACGTGTAGTTATTACCAAAGATGCTACTACTATTATTGACGGAGTAGGTAATAAATCTGCTATAAATAGTCGTGTAGCACAGATTAATCAACAACGTGATGAAGCTACTTCTGATTATGATCGTGAGAAGCTGCAAGAACGTGTTGCTAAATTAGCTGGTGGAGTTGCAGTAATTAAAGTTGGAGCAGCTACTGAAGTAGAAATGAAAGAAAAGAAAGCGCGTGTAGAAGATGCGTTACATGCAACTCGCGCCGCTGTTGAAGAAGGTGTAGTTGCGGGTGGTGGTGTTGCTTTAATTCGTGTAGCTAATGCTATTAGAAATCTATGTGGTGACAATGAAGATCAAAATGTTGGAATTAAGGTAGCTCGCCGTGCAATGGAAGCTCCTTTGCGTCAAATTATGGCGAATGCTGGAGAAGAGCCATCAGTAATCGCTAATAATGTCAGATCAGGAGAAGGTAATACTGGTTATAATGCTGCTACTGAAAAATATGGTAATATGATCGAGTTGGGGATTTTAGATCCTACTAAAGTGACTCGTTCTGCTTTGCAATACGCAGCATCTATTGCAGGCTTAATGATTACTACTGAGTGTATGGTTACTGAGTTACCTAAGGAAGATAAACCAGACCTAGGAAATGCAGGAGCTGGCGGTAACATGGGGGGTATGATGTAG
- the orn gene encoding oligoribonuclease produces MRDDNLIWIDLEMTGLNPEWDRILEIATLVTDSKLNILSEGPVISIHQSESQLLLMDDWNTRVHSATGLIEKVRYSTLDEISASNLIIKFLRNWVGFKKSPICGNSIAQDRLFLFRYMPELESYFNHRYLDVSTIKELMIRWRPDLISGLRLQKTHCALDDIRESVSELMYYRKYFIQL; encoded by the coding sequence ATGCGTGATGATAATTTGATATGGATTGATCTAGAGATGACTGGACTAAATCCAGAATGGGATCGTATTTTGGAAATAGCTACTTTAGTTACCGACAGTAAATTGAATATTTTATCAGAGGGTCCTGTTATATCAATACATCAATCTGAATCTCAGTTGTTATTAATGGATGATTGGAACACACGTGTTCATAGTGCTACCGGATTAATAGAAAAGGTGAGATATAGTACATTGGATGAGATTAGCGCATCTAATTTGATAATAAAATTTTTAAGAAATTGGGTCGGTTTTAAAAAATCACCGATATGCGGAAATAGTATAGCTCAGGATCGTCTATTTTTATTCCGATATATGCCAGAATTAGAATCATATTTTAACCATCGTTATTTAGATGTGAGCACGATTAAAGAATTAATGATTCGTTGGAGACCAGATTTGATATCTGGATTACGGTTACAGAAAACTCATTGTGCATTGGATGATATTCGTGAATCTGTTTCAGAATTAATGTATTATCGCAAGTATTTTATACAATTATAA
- the asd gene encoding archaetidylserine decarboxylase (Phosphatidylserine decarboxylase is synthesized as a single chain precursor. Generation of the pyruvoyl active site from a Ser is coupled to cleavage of a Gly-Ser bond between the larger (beta) and smaller (alpha chains). It is an integral membrane protein.): MLEKIQILLQYLLPKYWITYLVGLGASWKGGWITRYAILLFIHIYKIDIKESDKPNLTDYATFNAFFTRKLHKNARPIDTNPSTLIIPADGIITQIGKISQTNIFQVKNTPYHLDGLLAGHDNIIDYFINGSFVIIYIPPQNCHRIYMPCTGTLREVLYIPGNLFSVHPKITKNMPNIFSRNERVICLFETNFGYMAQILIGAIIVGSIETTWLGTITPPREGIVRHWRYSSNNTNTDDSITLQKGHEMGLFKLGSTVINLFGDKKVILNNLLQPYDIARIGMPLAQGYSQRK; this comes from the coding sequence ATGTTAGAAAAAATACAGATTTTATTGCAATATTTACTACCAAAGTACTGGATTACTTATTTGGTAGGACTTGGAGCTTCATGGAAAGGTGGATGGATAACACGTTATGCTATTTTGTTATTCATCCATATTTATAAAATAGACATAAAAGAATCCGATAAACCTAATTTAACCGATTATGCAACATTTAATGCATTTTTTACTCGAAAGCTACATAAAAATGCCCGACCTATCGATACCAACCCATCTACGTTAATTATCCCAGCAGATGGGATCATCACTCAAATAGGAAAAATAAGCCAAACAAATATCTTTCAGGTAAAAAATACCCCTTATCATTTGGATGGGTTACTAGCAGGTCATGACAATATCATTGACTATTTTATTAATGGAAGTTTCGTTATTATTTATATACCTCCACAAAACTGCCATCGTATCTACATGCCTTGTACAGGCACACTCCGTGAAGTGCTATATATACCCGGTAATTTATTTTCAGTACATCCAAAAATTACTAAAAACATGCCTAATATATTTTCTCGTAATGAAAGAGTCATTTGTTTATTTGAAACAAATTTTGGCTATATGGCTCAAATTTTAATTGGTGCTATAATAGTAGGAAGTATTGAAACTACATGGCTAGGCACAATTACCCCTCCACGCGAAGGTATTGTCAGACATTGGCGTTACTCATCAAATAATACAAATACTGATGATTCAATAACATTACAAAAAGGACATGAAATGGGTTTATTCAAGTTAGGATCTACTGTTATTAATTTGTTCGGTGATAAAAAAGTTATTTTAAACAATCTACTACAACCGTATGATATTGCTCGTATTGGCATGCCTTTAGCGCAAGGATATAGTCAAAGAAAATAA
- the cutA gene encoding divalent-cation tolerance protein CutA has translation MIIILCTTPNDMSIALNLTKTLLHHKLAACITLLHEVRSFYYWGNALKEKDELQLLIKTQSSLKEAVLNTIQKLHPYKVPEFLVLPIIDGEPNYLSWMQSVLRKH, from the coding sequence ATGATAATAATTTTGTGTACCACACCTAACGATATGTCCATTGCTTTGAATTTAACGAAAACTTTATTGCATCATAAATTAGCGGCATGCATAACTTTATTACATGAAGTTCGCTCGTTTTATTATTGGGGCAACGCTTTAAAAGAAAAGGATGAATTACAATTATTAATCAAGACACAGAGTTCTTTAAAAGAAGCAGTGTTGAACACAATTCAAAAATTACACCCCTATAAAGTTCCAGAATTTTTAGTGCTCCCCATTATAGATGGGGAGCCAAATTATTTATCATGGATGCAATCTGTATTACGGAAGCACTAA
- a CDS encoding co-chaperone GroES, with product MKIRPLHDRVIVKRKEVESKSAGGIVLTGSAAGKSTRGEVLAVGHGRVLENGGVKALDVRIGDTVIFNDGYGVKVEKIDNEEVLIMSESDILAIVEK from the coding sequence ATGAAAATTCGTCCATTGCATGATCGTGTAATTGTTAAACGTAAAGAGGTTGAATCGAAATCTGCTGGAGGTATTGTGTTGACTGGATCTGCAGCAGGAAAATCTACTCGTGGAGAAGTATTGGCTGTTGGTCATGGCCGCGTTTTGGAAAACGGGGGGGTAAAAGCTTTAGATGTGCGTATTGGTGATACCGTAATTTTCAATGACGGGTATGGTGTAAAAGTGGAGAAAATTGATAATGAAGAAGTATTAATTATGTCAGAAAGCGATATCCTTGCTATCGTTGAGAAATAA